One stretch of Enterobacter sp. RHBSTW-00994 DNA includes these proteins:
- the pdxH gene encoding pyridoxamine 5'-phosphate oxidase — protein MSDNDELQQIAHLRREYTKGGLRRQDLPAEPLVLFERWLKQACEAKLADPTAMVVATVDENGQPYQRIVLLKHYDEKGLVFYTNLGSRKAHQIEKNPRVSLLFPWHMLERQVMVTGKAERLSTLEVLKYFHSRPRDSQIGAWVSKQSSRISARGVLESKFLELKQKFQQGEVPLPSFWGGFRIPIEQMEFWQGGEHRLHDRFLYQRDNDTWKIDRLAP, from the coding sequence ATGTCAGATAACGACGAATTGCAGCAAATTGCGCACCTGCGCCGTGAATACACCAAAGGCGGCCTGCGTCGCCAGGATCTTCCCGCCGAACCGCTGGTGCTTTTTGAGCGCTGGTTAAAACAGGCCTGTGAAGCGAAACTTGCCGATCCGACGGCAATGGTTGTGGCGACGGTTGATGAAAACGGTCAGCCATACCAGCGTATTGTCCTGCTCAAGCATTATGATGAAAAAGGGCTGGTGTTTTACACCAACCTGGGCAGCCGCAAAGCGCATCAAATCGAAAAAAACCCTCGCGTTAGCCTGCTGTTCCCGTGGCATATGCTGGAGCGTCAGGTGATGGTGACGGGGAAAGCAGAGCGCCTCTCAACGCTCGAAGTGCTGAAATATTTCCACAGCCGCCCGCGTGACAGTCAAATCGGGGCCTGGGTATCAAAACAGTCAAGCCGCATTTCTGCGCGTGGTGTGCTGGAGAGTAAATTCCTCGAGTTAAAGCAAAAATTCCAGCAGGGTGAAGTCCCACTGCCCAGTTTCTGGGGCGGATTTCGTATCCCGATCGAACAGATGGAGTTTTGGCAGGGTGGTGAACATCGCCTGCACGACCGCTTTTTATACCAGCGTGATAATGACACGTGGAAAATCGACCGACTGGCGCCATAA